One genomic segment of Styela clava chromosome 3, kaStyClav1.hap1.2, whole genome shotgun sequence includes these proteins:
- the LOC120342118 gene encoding vacuolar protein sorting-associated protein 11 homolog, whose product MAYIQWRRFNFFNKEVIESNATGKTFDMIKDANLQCCTCGRGFLIFGDDTGHIHIVNHNFQVQSFQAYRISVSHLFQVIQHNVLASIGIDEEGVNPVIKIWNMDKRDKSGDPFCSRIQAAIPNNLPSDVSAFSVLSNLSMMAAGFAQGSIVLYKGDVLKDRHGNKTIILETGQGGPVTGLSFRYGEKDSYLFATTHTTVLSYAVSDKYSKMHTLEDQGCPMFCTAISNSVLDNQFLVAASDAVYAYQPDSRGPCFAFDGDKVLARWYHGYLILVYKDKTRAGVSSSALRPTTEKNMLTIYDMNQKIIAYSHALPGVKDVLYEWGSIYVLTADNVLVCLQEIDIHSKLEVLFKKNHYSLAVNMAKNQNLGEEGLMEIFHQYGNHLYSKGDYDGAIHQYVKTIGHLEPSYVIRKFLDAQRIHNLTTYLQAMHEKGEANEDHTTLLLNCFTKLKDSENLNRFIMGPETKHKFDVETAIRVCRQAGYYEHALKLAEKHQKHTWYLKIQLENTKDYKQALAYIRKLPYEEAEINMKKYGKLLMKNVPAEATELLKALCTDYKPSNMPLVNEDDYESFGNVSNKHANVEEFIHIFVNNSERLVAFLQHIIKVEPQSSELVYNTLLELYLHQMTHPNTTSEERRRIEDQTLDLLKEFSSLDYDTDQALVLCQMHCFRPGILFLYESAALYQQILRYHMDHEAMGLVVETCRKHGSKDPSLWQQALTFFARQEDVKCEEHIMQVLTHGDKNNLLPPLLVIQLLSRSSTVSLSVIKDYILRRLQKETEEIDQHEKVIRQCQEDTKKMKEQIEELKTTATIFQVTKCSLCNHDLELPSVHFLCKHSFHQHCFESYSENDQECPVCAGENHKILEHMREQEQALLNNRNLYDQFSSQVRQSRDGFSIIADYFARGVFNKVTLVTESKVRGNSATANPFEASSGSNPFEDSGSLIDVSLQRELKMMQQANR is encoded by the coding sequence ATGGCATACATACAATGGCGGCGTTTCAATTTCTTCAATAAAGAAGTAATAGAAAGCAATGCTACTGGAAAAACATTCGACATGATTAAAGATGCAAATTTACAATGTTGCACGTGCGGTCGTGGTTTTCTTATTTTTGGCGATGATACTGGTCATATTCATATCGTGAATCACAATTTTCAAGTTCAATCATTTCAAGCATATCGGATCAGTGTTTCACATCTATTTCAAGTTATTCAGCATAATGTTTTGGCTTCCATCGGCATCGATGAAGAGGGTGTTAACCCTGTTATCAAAATATGGAACATGGATAAAAGAGATAAATCAGGTGATCCTTTTTGCTCCAGAATTCAGGCTGCTATTCCCAATAACTTGCCGAGTGATGTGTCTGCATTCTCTGTTCTGTCAAACTTAAGCATGATGGCTGCTGGTTTTGCTCAAGGTAGCATTGTATTGTATAAAGGAGATGTTTTGAAGGATAGACATGGTAACAAAACAATAATACTGGAAACCGGGCAAGGGGGGCCAGTCACTGGTCTGTCATTTCGATATGGTGAGAAAGATTCCTATTTGTTTGCAACGACTCATACTACGGTATTATCATATGCAGTATCAGATAAATACTCAAAAATGCATACGTTGGAAGATCAAGGATGCCCAATGTTTTGTACTGCGATATCTAACAGTGTACTTGATAATCAATTTCTTGTTGCTGCAAGTGATGCTGTATACGCTTATCAGCCTGACTCAAGGGGCCCTTGTTTTGCTTTTGATGGTGACAAAGTTTTAGCTCGCTGGTATCACGGATATCTAATCCTTGTCTACAAGGACAAAACCAGAGCGGGAGTCTCGTCCAGTGCATTGCGACCGACAACTGAAAAGAACATGCTCACAATTTATGACATGAATCAGAAAATCATTGCTTATTCTCATGCACTACCAGGGGTCAAAGATGTTTTATATGAATGGGGATCTATCTATGTGCTAACAGCGGACAATGTATTAGTGTGCCTGCAAGAGATTGATATTCATAGTAAACTTGAAGTACTTTTTAAGAAGAATCATTACTCTTTGGCAGTAAATATGGCTAAAAATCAAAACCTTGGAGAAGAGGGCTTGATGGAGATTTTTCACCAATATGGTAACCATTTATACAGCAAAGGTGATTATGACGGTGCAATACATCAGTATGTTAAAACAATTGGTCATCTGGAGCCATCTTACGTGATAAGAAAATTTCTTGATGCACAGCGTATTCATAATTTGACAACATATTTACAGGCAATGCATGAAAAAGGGGAGGCGAATGAGGACCACACTACGTTATTATTGAATTGTTTTACAAAATTGAAGGATAGTGAAAACCTGAATAGATTCATCATGGGCCCTGAAACCAAGCATAAATTTGATGTAGAAACAGCCATAAGAGTTTGTAGACAGGCTGGATATTATGAACATGCATTAAAACTGGCGGAAAAGCATCAAAAGCACACCTGGTATCTGAAAATTCAGTTGGAAAACACCAAAGATTATAAACAAGCTCTCGCGTACATACGAAAACTACCCTATGAAGAAGCAGAAATTAACATGAAGAAATATGGTAAGCTGTTGATGAAGAATGTCCCAGCAGAAGCAACAGAGTTATTGAAAGCCCTTTGTACAGATTACAAGCCAAGTAATATGCCACTGGTGAATGAGGATGATTATGAGAGTTTTGGAAATGTTTCAAATAAACATGCTAATGTAGAAGAGTTCATACATATATTTGTCAACAACTCGGAAAGACTGGTTGCCTTTCTACAACATATCATTAAAGTTGAACCTCAATCTTCAGAGCTTGTATACAATACACTGCTGGAATTGTATCTTCACCAAATGACACATCCCAATACAACCTCAGAGGAAAGGCGAAGAATAGAAGATCAGACCTTGGATTTGTTAAAAGAATTCTCATCTCTAGATTATGATACAGACCAAGCACTAGTGCTATGTCAAATGCATTGCTTCAGGCCTGGCATTCTGTTCTTATATGAATCTGCAGCACTTTATCAGCAGATATTGAGGTATCATATGGACCATGAGGCCATGGGATTGGTTGTTGAAACCTGTAGAAAACATGGGTCAAAAGATCCTTCATTATGGCAGCAAGCTCTAACTTTTTTTGCCCGACAAGAGGATGTCAAATGTGAAGAACATATTATGCAAGTTCTGACTCATGGGGACAAGAATAATCTCCTTCCTCCTTTGCTGGTCATTCAACTGTTGTCCAGAAGTTCTACAGTCTCATTATCAGTCATCAAGGATTATATTCTAAGACGATTGCAGAAGGAAACCGAAGAAATAGATCAACACGAGAAAGTCATTCGACAATGTCAAGAAGATACAAAGAAAATGAAAGAACAAATTGAGGAATTGAAAACGACTGCTACTATATTTCAAGTGACCAAATGCAGTTTATGTAATCATGATCTCGAACTGCCATCTGTTCATTTTCTCTGCAAACATTCCTTTCATCAGCATTGTTTTGAAAGTTATTCAGAAAATGATCAGGAATGTCCAGTCTGCGCAGGcgaaaatcataaaattttggaacataTGAGAGAACAGGAACAAGCTCTTTTAAATAACAGAAATCTCTATGATCAATTTTCTTCTCAAGTTCGTCAGTCAAGAGATGGTTTTTCTATTATTGCTGATTACTTTGCTCGTGGAGTATTTAACAAAGTTACTCTTGTTACCGAGTCAAAGGTCAGGGGAAACAGTGCAACCGCAAATCCTTTTGAAGCTAGTTCAGGCTCAAATCCTTTTGAAGATTCAGGGAGTCTCATTGATGTCAGCCTTCAGAGAGAACTGAAAATGATGCAACAAGCAAACAGATGA
- the LOC120342119 gene encoding protein PRRC1-like has translation MMEEVSHPVESGTLTPPPTAPPVVSSTSPPTQVGMTPPPQAPMSYSTSPPSSSYTPTSAPLQGSAYPSPMVQNPAPPTYPTSNYQGTPEASTIMLPDMPEYNTDQENRGDSGSAGGMWGWFRSASQNTFVQSVVEKTKTGVDRMITTLDPGMTPYLRQGGDISVIVASEKMVKWGAVRDAFQRVFGTANVKGIPAQSGVAPQPVGYAAGLRGARDRISYLRRSGLVDERQLCVAVESFIAELLPDKWFDIGCVMLEDPARNINLEMFTQAVPIPPEIVSHVQSATPSDYNLSWSGLSVTIGQAFQHHMPWVQPTDWHKTLTGQSRQTIIYDAVVTLAGLYQEKLPKTTPGRPI, from the exons ATGATGGAAGAAGTGTCTCATCCTGTGGAATCAGGTACATTGACCCCTCCCCCTACTGCACCACCTGTTGTATCTTCTACCAGTCCACCAACTCAAGTTGGAATGACACCACCACCCCAAGCCCCTATGTCTTATTCCACATCACCACCAAGTAGCTCCTATACTCCAACTTCTGCTCCACTTCAGGGATCTGCTTATCCTTCTCCAATGGTTCAGAATCCTGCTCCACCCACCTATCCTACTTCAAATTATCAAGGTACTCCAGAAGCATCCACTATCATGTTGCCGGACATGCCTGAATATAACACAGATCAAGAAAATAGG GGCGATTCTGGTTCAGCTGGAGGTATGTGGGGATGGTTCAGATCTGCTTCACAGAATACCTTCGTACAATCCGTTGTCGAAAAGACAAAGACTGGTGTTGATCGGATGATAACAACGCTTGATCCCGGGATGACACCATATCTTAGACAGGGTGGTGACATTTCTGTCATTGTTGCATCAGAAAAAATGGTTAAGTGGGGTGCCGTGAGAGATGCATTTCAG AGGGTTTTTGGAACAGCTAATGTGAAGGGGATTCCAGCTCAGTCAGGTGTGGCTCCACAGCCTGTTGGATATGCTGCAGGATTAAGAG GTGCCCGTGACCGTATCAGCTATCTACGCAGGTCAGGACTGGTGGATGAAAGGCAGCTTTGTGTGGCAGTTGAAAGCTTTATTGCTGAGTTACTGCCTGATAAGTGGTTTGATATTGG ATGTGTCATGCTCGAAGATCCTGCAAGAAACATCAATTTGGAAATGTTCACACAAGCTGTGCCAATCCCTCCCGAAATTGTAAGTCATGTTCAATCTGCTACACCCTCGGACTACAATTTAAGCTGGTCTGGTTTATCTGTTACAATTGGCCAAGCCTTTCAGCACCATATGCCGTGGGTGCAACCTACTGATTGGCATAAGACTCTCACAGGACAATCTCGACAAACAATTATTTATGATGCTGTTGTAACATTGGCTGGCCTTTATCAAGAGAAACTGCCGAAGACAACACCAGGAAGGCCAATATGA
- the LOC120342260 gene encoding multiple PDZ domain protein-like, translating into MLPEQRKDMSEAQNLLTFEVKLNKKHNEELGINIYEKVTNGGIYVSSVFPEGLVAAEGSITPGDQLLKINEQDVTEYSKTDIVELLKFSKGNLLLQIGRLRRFEEQESEYRSEIAKLLADIERESLKLEQAYLFQRGSYEFDTSPNDCFVEIEKKSPQLGIKIAGGLNSPLGNVPVFIVTVEPLGAASKKLKLGDKILSINGQSTENKTHEEVVWMIKAASPDSILLMKVRRGEDDVLKLVNYLTETSNTVSRMITSSLNLEITPESSVADPESSDESSSTSKTYNMTLTKAEAARRLEIILDQGEDGLGFSVVGGVGSIHGDLPIFVKSVYSNGAAAAEGRLRRGDRILAVNGESLDGCTHEEGVALLKKWKGRIVLSVIPT; encoded by the coding sequence ATGTTACCAGAACAGAGAAAAGACATGTCGGAAGCACAAAATTTGTTGACGTTTGAggtgaaattaaataaaaaacataatgaAGAACTAGGAATAAATATTTACGAAAAGGTAACCAACGGAGGTATCTATGTCAGCAGCGTTTTTCCAGAGGGCTTGGTTGCTGCCGAAGGCTCAATTACACCTGGTGATCAGCTTTTGAAAATTAATGAACAAGATGTTACTGAATATTCCAAAACCGACATTGTCGAGCTCTTGAAGTTTAGCAAAGGAAATTTACTGCTGCAGATTGGGAGGCTCAGACGTTTCGAGGAACAAGAAAGTGAATACAGATCCGAAATAGCAAAACTACTAGCTGACATTGAGCGCGAGAGCTTGAAACTGGAACAGGCATATTTGTTTCAACGAGGAAGTTATGAATTCGATACCAGTCCGAACGATTGCTTTGTGGAAATCGAGAAGAAATCTCCACAATTAGGAATAAAAATTGCGGGGGGCCTAAATTCGCCTCTGGGAAATGTTCCTGTTTTCATTGTGACTGTAGAGCCATTGGGTGCAGCATCGAAAAAGCTGAAACTTGGGGATAAAATTCTTAGTATAAACGGCCAGTCAACTGAAAACAAAACTCACGAAGAAGTTGTTTGGATGATCAAAGCTGCTTCTCCTGATTCTATACTATTGATGAAAGTGAGGAGAGGAGAAGATGACGTATTAAAATTGGTGaattatttgacagagacatcCAACACGGTCTCTCGTATGATTACGTCATCCCTGAATTTGGAAATAACCCCCGAATCTTCAGTAGCGGATCCAGAAAGTTCAGATGAATCTTCTTCAACTAGTAAAACCTATAACATGACTTTGACCAAGGCGGAAGCGGCAAGGAGACTAGAAATTATTCTTGACCAAGGAGAAGATGGGCTTGGCTTCAGTGTTGTAGGGGGAGTTGGATCTATACATGGTGATCttccaatttttgtaaaatccgTTTATAGCAACGGCGCTGCTGCAGCGGAGGGTCGGTTACGTCGCGGCGACAGAATTCTCGCAGTAAATGGTGAAAGCCTGGACGGATGTACGCACGAAGAAGGAGTAGCATTGCTGAAGAAGTGGAAGGGGCGGATTGTACTTAGTGTAATTCCAACATAG